From Candidatus Angelobacter sp., one genomic window encodes:
- the rpiB gene encoding ribose 5-phosphate isomerase B, translating to MKTILFVCTGNVCRSPMAEGLFRHAVKGRGDFRAFSAGVGAIEGQPPSGYAVQALQELAIDISAHRSRMLTADVVNQADYIFGMTHGHVDAINLLYPQATEKTFLLREFDETLDIFEKDIPDPIGGSYEIYLDSRDQIEQGIASMLKFIDQTSGGGPAGVAPNKSVTVALGADHAGYELKESLKQHLEQRGLKVSDFGADSTASVDYPDFAQAVARHVAEQTNELGLLVCATGVGMSIAANKVPGVRAALVFDEKMAALARQHNDANVLCLGGRFVGAEQAKKIVDAFLDARFEGGRHARRLGKVERIEAAGALRLETVDPEIAEAVRSEGQRQQENIELIASENFTSPAVMEAQGSVLTNKYAEGYPRKRWYGGCENVDTAEQLAIDRAKKLFGAEHANVQPHCGSSANMAVYFAFLKPGDKMLTMDLSHGGHLTHGNKANFSGKFFEIIHYGVRKEDERIDYDQLARMAREHRPRMITVGASAYPRAIDFKRMGEIAREAGALLLADIAHIAGLVAAGLHPSPMEHADFVTTTTHKTLRGPRGGLILCREKHAKEVDSMIFPGIQGGPLMHVIAAKAVCFHEALQPAFREYQQQIVRNAKALADGMKRNGFRLVSGGTENHLMLVDVGSRGLTGKECQTVLDEAGITVNKNTIPFETRSPFQASGIRLGTPAVTTRGMKEPEMAAIADMISEALLDIKNVDAARKVRHRVRELTARFPLPY from the coding sequence ATGAAAACCATTCTCTTCGTCTGCACCGGAAATGTTTGTCGCAGCCCGATGGCGGAGGGACTTTTCCGGCACGCTGTCAAAGGCCGCGGGGATTTTCGCGCGTTTTCCGCGGGCGTCGGAGCGATCGAAGGGCAGCCGCCCAGCGGGTACGCGGTGCAGGCGTTGCAGGAGCTGGCCATTGACATTTCGGCGCACCGCAGCCGCATGCTGACGGCAGACGTGGTTAACCAGGCCGATTACATTTTTGGCATGACGCACGGGCACGTTGACGCGATCAATCTGCTTTATCCGCAAGCGACCGAGAAAACATTTTTACTCCGCGAGTTTGATGAAACACTGGATATTTTTGAGAAGGACATTCCGGATCCGATTGGCGGCTCGTACGAGATTTATCTCGATTCTCGTGACCAGATCGAGCAGGGCATCGCGTCCATGCTGAAATTCATCGACCAGACGTCCGGCGGCGGTCCCGCAGGTGTGGCGCCCAACAAAAGTGTCACCGTCGCGCTTGGCGCGGACCATGCCGGCTACGAATTGAAGGAATCGCTCAAACAGCACCTCGAACAGCGCGGCCTGAAGGTTTCGGACTTCGGGGCCGATTCGACGGCGTCGGTCGATTATCCTGATTTCGCCCAAGCGGTGGCGCGGCACGTGGCGGAACAAACAAATGAGCTTGGCCTGCTCGTTTGCGCCACCGGCGTCGGCATGAGCATCGCCGCCAACAAGGTGCCGGGGGTCCGCGCGGCGCTCGTGTTCGACGAGAAAATGGCGGCGCTTGCCCGGCAGCACAATGACGCGAACGTGCTTTGTTTGGGCGGCAGATTCGTGGGCGCGGAACAGGCGAAGAAAATCGTGGACGCTTTTCTCGATGCCCGTTTTGAAGGCGGCCGTCACGCGCGGCGTCTGGGTAAGGTCGAGCGCATCGAGGCCGCGGGTGCGCTGCGGTTGGAAACGGTTGACCCGGAGATCGCCGAGGCGGTGCGTTCCGAGGGCCAGCGCCAGCAGGAAAACATCGAACTGATCGCGAGCGAAAACTTCACGAGCCCGGCGGTGATGGAAGCGCAGGGCTCGGTGCTCACGAACAAGTACGCCGAGGGTTATCCGCGCAAACGCTGGTACGGCGGATGTGAAAATGTGGATACCGCCGAGCAACTGGCGATTGACCGGGCGAAAAAATTGTTTGGCGCGGAGCACGCCAACGTGCAACCGCACTGCGGCAGCAGCGCGAACATGGCGGTCTATTTCGCGTTTCTGAAGCCCGGCGATAAAATGCTGACGATGGACTTGAGCCACGGCGGCCACTTGACGCACGGCAACAAGGCGAATTTTTCTGGAAAGTTTTTTGAGATCATCCACTACGGTGTGCGGAAGGAGGACGAACGGATCGATTATGACCAGCTTGCGAGGATGGCGCGGGAGCACCGCCCGAGGATGATCACCGTCGGCGCCAGCGCCTACCCACGCGCCATTGATTTCAAACGGATGGGTGAAATCGCGCGCGAAGCCGGCGCATTACTGCTGGCGGACATCGCGCACATCGCGGGACTGGTCGCGGCGGGGTTGCACCCGAGTCCCATGGAACATGCCGATTTCGTGACCACGACGACGCACAAGACACTGCGCGGGCCGCGAGGAGGGTTGATCCTGTGCCGGGAAAAACATGCGAAGGAGGTGGATTCGATGATTTTCCCCGGTATTCAAGGCGGACCCTTGATGCACGTGATCGCGGCGAAAGCGGTTTGTTTTCACGAGGCGCTGCAGCCGGCATTCAGGGAATACCAGCAGCAGATCGTGAGGAACGCAAAGGCGCTCGCCGACGGAATGAAGCGGAATGGTTTCCGGCTGGTCAGTGGCGGCACCGAAAATCACCTCATGCTGGTGGATGTCGGCTCGCGCGGCCTGACCGGCAAGGAATGTCAGACGGTGCTCGATGAGGCGGGCATCACGGTGAACAAAAACACAATTCCGTTTGAAACCCGCTCGCCGTTCCAGGCCAGCGGCATTCGCCTCGGCACACCGGCGGTAACGACGCGCGGCATGAAAGAGCCGGAGATGGCGGCGATCGCCGACATGATCAGCGAAGCGCTGCTGGACATAAAAAATGTTGACGCCGCCCGGAAGGTGCGCCACCGTGTGCGCGAATTAACCGCAAGATTTCCCTTGCCGTATTGA
- the rho gene encoding transcription termination factor Rho gives MPRVARKTARPRGKPRRIEGLPEDVELSEAAEAGAPKSSADLRPPTGPAESGGTGEETAAGGEPKGGKTINISQLQAMSMAELNHMAKDMGIENFGTMKKHEVIFQILQKNAERAGILFAEGVLEILPEGFGFLRSQSFNYLPCPEDIYVSPSQIRRFDLQTGDVVSGQIRPPKEKERFFALLKVEAVGHEDPDKAKDKTHFDNLTPLFPNKRFILETSQDELSTRVLDLVCPIGKGTRGLIVAPPRTGKTVLLQKVANAIIKNNPESYLFILLIDERPEEVTDMERSCRPAEVISSTFDEPPERHVQVAEMVIEKARRMVEHKKDVVILLDSITRLARAYNTVQPHSGKILSGGVDANALHKPKRFFGAARNIEEGGSLTILATALVDTGSRMDEVIFEEFKGTGNMEVHLDRALVDRRIFPSINIERSGTRKEELLYHPDECSRVVILRRALTGVPPVEAMELMLNKLKKTQNNIMFLLSMGTGT, from the coding sequence ATGCCACGAGTCGCCAGGAAAACCGCCCGTCCCCGGGGCAAACCGAGAAGAATAGAAGGATTGCCGGAGGACGTCGAATTGTCCGAGGCCGCCGAAGCGGGCGCGCCAAAATCGTCCGCGGATCTTCGACCGCCGACGGGGCCGGCTGAGTCTGGCGGGACCGGCGAGGAAACCGCCGCGGGCGGCGAGCCGAAAGGGGGAAAAACGATCAACATCAGCCAGCTGCAGGCAATGTCCATGGCCGAGTTGAACCACATGGCCAAGGACATGGGGATCGAAAACTTCGGCACGATGAAGAAGCACGAGGTGATCTTCCAGATCCTGCAGAAGAACGCGGAACGCGCCGGAATTTTGTTTGCCGAAGGCGTGCTGGAGATTCTGCCCGAAGGGTTCGGCTTTCTACGCTCGCAGAGCTTCAATTATCTGCCGTGTCCGGAAGACATCTATGTTTCGCCTTCGCAGATCCGCCGGTTCGATTTGCAGACCGGGGATGTTGTCTCCGGGCAGATCCGTCCCCCGAAGGAGAAAGAACGCTTTTTCGCGCTGCTCAAAGTCGAGGCTGTAGGCCACGAAGATCCGGACAAGGCGAAAGACAAGACGCACTTCGACAATCTCACGCCGCTTTTTCCCAACAAGCGGTTCATCCTTGAGACGTCGCAGGACGAGCTTTCCACGCGCGTGCTCGATCTGGTCTGTCCCATCGGCAAGGGGACGCGCGGACTGATCGTCGCCCCGCCGCGGACGGGCAAGACGGTCCTGTTGCAGAAGGTGGCCAACGCCATCATCAAGAACAACCCGGAGTCGTATCTTTTCATTCTGCTGATTGACGAGCGACCGGAGGAAGTGACCGACATGGAGCGGAGCTGCCGGCCGGCAGAGGTCATCAGCTCGACGTTCGACGAACCGCCCGAACGCCATGTCCAGGTCGCCGAGATGGTGATCGAAAAGGCGCGGCGCATGGTCGAGCACAAGAAGGACGTGGTCATCCTGCTGGATTCCATCACCCGTCTGGCGCGCGCCTACAACACCGTGCAGCCTCACTCCGGCAAGATTCTCTCAGGCGGCGTGGATGCCAACGCGCTGCACAAACCTAAGCGGTTTTTTGGCGCGGCCCGCAATATCGAGGAAGGCGGCTCGCTGACGATTCTCGCCACAGCCCTCGTGGACACCGGCTCGCGCATGGACGAAGTCATTTTTGAAGAGTTCAAGGGCACGGGCAACATGGAAGTTCACCTTGACCGCGCGCTCGTGGACCGGCGCATTTTCCCGTCGATCAACATCGAGCGCTCCGGGACGCGCAAGGAGGAACTGCTTTATCACCCCGATGAGTGCAGCCGGGTGGTCATCCTCCGCCGCGCACTGACCGGCGTGCCTCCGGTCGAGGCCATGGAGCTGATGCTGAACAAGCTTAAGAAGACGCAGAACAACATCATGTTTCTGCTCTCCATGGGGACGGGGACCTGA